A window of the Agrococcus jejuensis genome harbors these coding sequences:
- a CDS encoding phosphatidate cytidylyltransferase, which translates to MAERDPHRIEAQIQAQIHAAREQIEAANERANARAGRNLPVAIGLGVVLGVLLLASLLLFKGLFVIFCSVLVAFTLYELASALRFAGRDVPRIPLVVLGVGLQGATWFWGAAGLWYGTLLAIAVIALYRLAEVAVAPSTRTGARAIATDISASAFCIAYCGVLGAFSVLLTKQEHGEWWTLGFLVLAIVNDTGALASGVLFGRTKLAPRISPGKTWEGFAGAGVLVVAAAIAYGILALDVPWWYGVIIGLVILTTATVGDLAESLIKRDLGIKDIGTFLPGHGGFLDRLDSSLPSAVVMYALYEIARLAGL; encoded by the coding sequence GTGGCAGAGCGCGACCCGCATCGGATCGAGGCGCAGATCCAGGCGCAGATCCACGCGGCCCGTGAGCAGATCGAGGCTGCGAACGAGCGCGCCAACGCGCGCGCCGGTCGCAACCTCCCCGTGGCGATCGGTCTCGGCGTCGTGCTCGGTGTGCTGCTGCTCGCGAGCCTGCTGCTCTTCAAGGGCCTCTTCGTCATCTTCTGCAGCGTGCTCGTCGCGTTCACGCTGTACGAGCTCGCGAGCGCGCTGCGCTTCGCCGGTCGCGACGTGCCGCGCATCCCGCTCGTCGTGCTCGGCGTGGGACTGCAGGGCGCGACGTGGTTCTGGGGCGCTGCCGGCCTCTGGTACGGCACGCTGCTGGCGATCGCCGTCATCGCGCTCTACCGCCTCGCCGAGGTCGCGGTCGCGCCGTCGACGCGCACGGGCGCACGCGCGATCGCGACCGACATCTCGGCGAGCGCCTTCTGCATCGCCTACTGCGGCGTGCTCGGCGCGTTCTCGGTGTTGCTCACGAAGCAGGAGCACGGCGAGTGGTGGACCCTCGGGTTCCTCGTGCTCGCGATCGTGAACGACACGGGCGCGCTCGCATCCGGCGTGCTGTTCGGTCGCACGAAGCTCGCGCCGCGCATCAGCCCCGGCAAGACGTGGGAGGGCTTCGCGGGCGCAGGCGTGCTCGTGGTCGCCGCCGCGATCGCCTACGGCATCCTCGCGCTCGACGTGCCCTGGTGGTACGGCGTCATCATCGGCCTCGTCATCCTCACGACCGCGACGGTCGGCGACCTCGCGGAGTCGCTCATCAAGCGCGACCTCGGCATCAAGGACATCGGCACGTTCCTGCCTGGCCACGGCGGGTTCCTCGACCGTCTCGACTCGAGCCTGCCGAGCGCCGTCGTCATGTACGCGCTCTACGAGATCGCGCGCCTCGCGGGCCTGTGA
- the tsf gene encoding translation elongation factor Ts, producing the protein MAVNIADLKALREQLGTGMSDTKAALEEAGGDVEKATEILRLKGAKGNAKRADRTTSEGLVAVAEGTGSITMIQLACETDFVAKNDKFIALADKVVAAVAAAGASTLEEALAAPAEGSTVQQVIEDQAATIGEKIELAKVSTLTGDAFATYLHRTSKDLPPQVGVIVAFSGDDAETARAVAQHIAMFDPTVVSRDDVPAEQVEKERALVTEIALGEGKPEAALPKIIEGRLTGFFKQIVLVDQDYARDNKQSVGKVLEAAGLTVSAFSRFKVGA; encoded by the coding sequence ATGGCAGTCAACATCGCTGACCTGAAGGCGCTGCGCGAGCAGCTCGGCACCGGCATGTCCGACACCAAGGCAGCGCTCGAGGAGGCCGGCGGCGACGTCGAGAAGGCCACCGAGATCCTGCGCCTCAAGGGTGCGAAGGGCAACGCGAAGCGTGCCGACCGCACCACGAGCGAGGGCCTCGTGGCCGTCGCCGAGGGCACCGGCTCGATCACGATGATCCAGCTCGCCTGCGAGACGGACTTCGTCGCGAAGAACGACAAGTTCATCGCGCTCGCCGACAAGGTCGTGGCTGCGGTCGCCGCCGCTGGCGCGTCGACGCTCGAGGAGGCCCTCGCGGCCCCCGCCGAGGGCTCGACCGTCCAGCAGGTGATCGAGGATCAGGCTGCGACGATCGGCGAGAAGATCGAGCTCGCCAAGGTCTCGACCCTCACGGGCGACGCGTTCGCGACGTACCTGCACCGCACGAGCAAGGACCTGCCCCCGCAGGTCGGCGTGATCGTCGCCTTCTCGGGCGACGACGCGGAGACCGCTCGCGCCGTGGCGCAGCACATCGCGATGTTCGACCCCACGGTCGTCAGCCGCGACGACGTGCCGGCCGAGCAGGTCGAGAAGGAGCGCGCGCTCGTCACCGAGATCGCGCTCGGCGAGGGCAAGCCCGAGGCTGCCCTGCCGAAGATCATCGAGGGTCGCCTCACGGGCTTCTTCAAGCAGATCGTCCTGGTCGACCAGGACTACGCACGCGACAACAAGCAGTCGGTCGGCAAGGTCCTCGAGGCCGCCGGTCTGACGGTGTCGGCGTTCTCGCGCTTCAAGGTCGGCGCGTAG
- the frr gene encoding ribosome recycling factor has protein sequence MISDVLTEAKDKMAQSIEVAKDDFATVSAGRANPALFQKLLVEYYGTPTPLVQLAGFQQPEARVLVITPFDKSALKDIEKAIVGAPHLGVTPNNDGQLIRITMPELTAERRKDYVKIVRDKAEAARVAIRNVRRAGKTDLDALTGEVSDDEIARGEKDLDAATKAAVEQIDEALKKKEAELLEV, from the coding sequence ATGATCAGCGACGTGCTCACCGAGGCCAAGGACAAGATGGCCCAGTCGATCGAGGTCGCGAAGGATGACTTCGCGACGGTGTCGGCGGGACGCGCCAACCCGGCGCTCTTCCAGAAGCTGCTCGTCGAGTACTACGGCACGCCGACGCCGCTCGTGCAGCTCGCGGGCTTCCAGCAGCCCGAGGCGCGCGTGCTCGTCATCACGCCGTTCGACAAGTCGGCGCTCAAGGACATCGAGAAGGCCATCGTCGGCGCACCCCACCTGGGAGTGACCCCGAACAACGACGGCCAGCTCATCCGCATCACGATGCCCGAGCTCACGGCCGAGCGTCGCAAGGACTACGTGAAGATCGTGCGCGACAAGGCCGAGGCCGCTCGCGTCGCGATCCGCAACGTGCGTCGCGCGGGCAAGACCGACCTCGACGCCCTCACGGGCGAGGTGAGCGACGACGAGATCGCACGCGGCGAGAAGGACCTCGACGCGGCGACGAAGGCGGCCGTCGAGCAGATCGACGAGGCGCTGAAGAAGAAGGAAGCCGAGCTGCTCGAGGTCTGA
- a CDS encoding murein hydrolase activator EnvC family protein, with protein MSDRRMPASRLVLAALCAVLVVGGAPPAAATDDRGGGTTAAEVPEQLEGSLAWPVPQAQVLRAFAAPSTRWGAGHRGIDVAAAPGETVVAATSGTVTFAGTVVDRPVVTVRMDGVPWEVLVTAEPVAPLVAAGDVVEAGDPIGTVVGGHRPCGACIHLGVRIDDAYANPMALLGAERAVLLPLARGSG; from the coding sequence ATGTCCGACCGCCGCATGCCCGCATCGCGACTCGTGCTGGCAGCGCTCTGCGCGGTGCTCGTCGTGGGCGGGGCGCCTCCCGCCGCCGCGACCGACGACCGCGGCGGTGGCACGACCGCCGCCGAGGTGCCCGAGCAGCTCGAGGGGTCGCTCGCGTGGCCCGTGCCGCAGGCACAGGTGCTGCGCGCGTTCGCGGCGCCATCGACGCGCTGGGGCGCCGGGCATCGCGGCATCGACGTCGCCGCCGCACCCGGCGAGACGGTCGTCGCCGCGACGTCGGGCACCGTGACGTTCGCGGGCACGGTCGTCGATCGGCCGGTCGTGACGGTGCGGATGGATGGCGTGCCGTGGGAGGTGCTCGTGACGGCGGAGCCCGTCGCGCCGCTCGTCGCCGCCGGCGACGTCGTCGAGGCCGGCGACCCGATCGGCACGGTCGTGGGCGGGCACCGGCCATGCGGTGCGTGCATCCACCTCGGCGTGCGCATCGACGACGCGTACGCGAACCCCATGGCGCTGCTCGGCGCCGAGCGCGCCGTGCTGCTGCCGCTCGCGCGCGGCTCGGGATGA
- a CDS encoding tyrosine recombinase XerC: MRVEEAIDAYLAHLERERGASPRTVRSYGADLRSLRAHCDAAGVDDVAALDLEVLRDWLYAASEQGLAKSTLARRSSTVRGLGAWLEREGVAIGASRLRTPKRDAHLPRVLSRGAIDGIVARLEDAAETGDPVARRDLAIVELLYASALRVSELVGLDVDDVDLERLTVRVLGKGAKERVVPFGVPALDAVHDWIRMGRPALASGRESRALLLGVRGGRMGQRAVHALVARLLEDVPGSGPAGPHALRHTAATHLLDGGADLRAVQELLGHASLGTTQIYTHVSLERLTESYRTAHPRA; encoded by the coding sequence ATGCGCGTCGAGGAGGCGATCGACGCCTACCTCGCGCACCTCGAGCGCGAACGCGGCGCGAGCCCCCGCACGGTGCGGTCGTACGGCGCCGACCTGCGCAGCCTGCGCGCGCACTGCGACGCCGCGGGCGTCGACGACGTCGCCGCGCTCGACCTCGAGGTGCTGCGCGACTGGCTCTACGCGGCGAGCGAGCAGGGGCTCGCGAAGTCGACGCTCGCGCGGCGCAGCTCGACCGTGCGCGGCCTGGGCGCGTGGCTCGAGCGCGAGGGCGTCGCGATCGGCGCGTCGCGCCTGCGCACGCCCAAGCGCGACGCGCACCTGCCGCGCGTGCTCTCGCGCGGTGCGATCGACGGCATCGTCGCGCGCCTCGAGGACGCCGCCGAGACGGGCGATCCCGTGGCGAGGCGCGACCTCGCGATCGTCGAGCTGCTCTACGCGAGCGCCCTGCGCGTCTCGGAGCTCGTGGGCCTCGACGTCGACGACGTCGACCTCGAGCGCCTCACGGTGCGCGTGCTCGGCAAGGGCGCGAAGGAGCGCGTCGTGCCGTTCGGCGTGCCGGCGCTCGATGCCGTGCACGACTGGATCCGCATGGGGCGACCCGCCCTCGCCTCCGGTCGCGAGTCGCGGGCGCTGCTGCTGGGCGTGCGCGGCGGGCGGATGGGGCAGCGGGCGGTGCACGCGCTCGTCGCGCGCCTGCTCGAGGACGTGCCCGGCTCGGGCCCTGCGGGCCCGCACGCGCTGCGGCACACGGCGGCGACGCATCTGCTCGACGGCGGCGCCGACCTGCGCGCCGTGCAGGAGCTGCTCGGTCACGCGAGCCTCGGCACGACGCAGATCTACACGCACGTGTCGCTCGAGCGGCTCACGGAGTCGTACCGCACGGCGCACCCTCGCGCGTAG
- a CDS encoding MarR family winged helix-turn-helix transcriptional regulator: MADDLELGWSLGVLFREWQRRAQEATASVPHGPRGFQILQTLDGATPRQGALAAHLGIDRTVLTYVVDDLVAAGLVERRVDPSDRRAQLCALTELGASTLATLRDAVAASERSLLDGATGDEAALLERLVRQAAIRLHAGDDRDACRVVEDVVDVLGAAPQRS; the protein is encoded by the coding sequence ATGGCGGACGACCTCGAGCTCGGATGGTCGCTCGGCGTGCTCTTCCGCGAGTGGCAGCGGCGCGCGCAGGAGGCGACGGCGTCGGTGCCGCACGGCCCGCGCGGCTTCCAGATCCTGCAGACGCTCGATGGCGCGACGCCCAGGCAGGGCGCGCTCGCCGCGCACCTCGGCATCGACCGCACGGTGCTCACCTACGTCGTCGACGACCTCGTCGCAGCGGGGCTCGTCGAGCGTCGCGTCGATCCCAGCGATCGGCGGGCGCAGCTGTGCGCGCTCACCGAGCTCGGCGCATCCACGCTCGCGACGCTGCGCGATGCCGTCGCCGCGAGCGAGCGCTCGCTGCTCGACGGCGCGACGGGCGACGAGGCGGCGCTGCTCGAGCGCCTCGTGCGCCAGGCGGCCATCCGCCTCCACGCGGGCGACGATCGCGACGCATGTCGCGTCGTCGAGGACGTCGTCGACGTGCTCGGCGCCGCGCCGCAGCGCTCGTAG
- a CDS encoding bile acid:sodium symporter family protein — translation MGSALTTVGLPVALGIIMFGLGLGLTLADFARVAKHPRAVIVALACQLLVLPAICLGLVALFQLPPLLAVGMMMLAASPGGTVANLYSHLFRGDVALNISLTAINSVIAVVSLPLITNLAIAIFDPFDDQLGLQLSKTVEVFLVVLGPAALGMLVRRLAPGFADRMDKPVRVGSFVVLVVVIAGAVISNWDILVANVASLALITALFCVASLAIGYFVPRWLGVGRRQAVASSFEIGIHNAVLAIVIAQTVLGSIEVSLPAGVYGVLMLFIAGGFGWLIRDRRAASDAAEPVAA, via the coding sequence ATGGGATCTGCACTGACGACCGTCGGCCTGCCGGTCGCGCTCGGCATCATCATGTTCGGGCTCGGCCTCGGGCTCACGCTGGCCGACTTCGCTCGCGTCGCGAAGCATCCGCGCGCCGTCATCGTGGCCCTCGCCTGCCAGCTGCTCGTGCTGCCCGCCATCTGCCTCGGCCTGGTTGCGCTCTTCCAGCTGCCGCCGCTGCTCGCCGTCGGCATGATGATGCTCGCCGCATCGCCCGGCGGCACCGTCGCGAACCTCTACAGCCACCTGTTCCGCGGCGACGTCGCGCTGAACATCTCGTTGACCGCGATCAACTCCGTCATCGCCGTCGTGTCGCTGCCGCTCATCACGAACCTCGCGATCGCGATCTTCGACCCGTTCGACGACCAGCTGGGCCTGCAGCTGTCGAAGACCGTCGAGGTCTTCCTCGTCGTGCTCGGACCGGCGGCGCTCGGCATGCTCGTGCGACGCCTCGCCCCGGGCTTCGCCGACCGCATGGACAAGCCCGTGCGCGTCGGCTCGTTCGTCGTGCTCGTCGTCGTCATCGCAGGCGCCGTCATCTCGAACTGGGACATCCTCGTCGCCAACGTCGCGAGCCTCGCGCTCATCACGGCGCTCTTCTGCGTCGCGAGCCTTGCGATCGGCTACTTCGTGCCGCGCTGGCTCGGCGTCGGCCGACGCCAGGCCGTCGCGTCGTCGTTCGAGATCGGCATCCACAACGCCGTGCTCGCCATCGTGATCGCGCAGACGGTGCTCGGATCCATCGAGGTCAGCCTGCCCGCGGGCGTCTACGGCGTGCTCATGCTCTTCATCGCGGGCGGCTTCGGCTGGCTCATCCGCGACCGGCGCGCGGCGAGCGACGCGGCGGAGCCCGTCGCGGCCTAG
- a CDS encoding LLM class flavin-dependent oxidoreductase, which produces MDYGHPLQLGTFITPTAAHPDRVVALAQASEDAGFDMVTFQDHPYQAAFLDTWTLLSFVAAETERVLLSPNVLNLPLRPAPVTARAAASLDLLSGGRFELGIGAGGFWDAIAAMGGRRLTAGESIDALREGIDLIRELWDAEGRGAVRGGEHYPVAGAKRGPAPAHRIPIHVGAYKPRMLRLTGEVGDGWLPSLPYMQPGDVAAGNARIDAAAEGVGRDPREIRRLLNIRGDEPLDELVRLALEDGVSTFIVMADDERTIRGFAEGTGAALRDAVATGRAASGVQAPGRSSVALAARRDGIAYDALPESLREHAVEPGDFAYASVRSSAMRGGSPGLVLRPQSVAEVVDAVAFAREHAHVPLGIRSGGHGVSGRSTNDGGIVLDVGALASIEVIDEAERIVRLGPGATWVDVAAALAPRGWAISSGDYGGVGVGGLATAGGVGLMGRAHGLTIDSVVGAEVVLADGSVVRTSQTERPELLWAIRGAGANVGVVTSFDVRAAEVGQVGFAQLAFQIDDVAGWLEDFGRTMEASPRDTTLFATLGRAGEGRPAIAQVYGVVDAEDPDTILERLNAFAALAPLVSQQVVLATYDQVMATFVGDRAPAVGEPRFRSGLVASLGGEVARRSAALVGSGSTPWFQIRSMGGATEGVPADATAFAHREARFSITAIGASGTFDVLWTELEDVMDGLYLSFEQRTDQYLLERAFPPATLARLRAIKAEVDPAGLFRDNFFVGVEAAAASDAA; this is translated from the coding sequence GTGGACTACGGCCACCCGCTGCAGCTGGGCACGTTCATCACGCCGACGGCAGCGCATCCCGACCGCGTCGTGGCGCTCGCGCAGGCGAGCGAGGACGCCGGCTTCGACATGGTGACGTTCCAGGACCACCCGTACCAGGCGGCCTTCCTCGACACGTGGACGCTGCTGTCGTTCGTCGCCGCCGAGACCGAGCGCGTGCTGCTCTCCCCCAACGTGCTCAACCTGCCGCTGCGCCCCGCGCCCGTCACTGCGCGCGCCGCCGCATCGCTCGACCTGCTGTCGGGCGGCCGATTCGAGCTCGGCATCGGCGCAGGCGGGTTCTGGGACGCCATCGCCGCGATGGGCGGGCGCCGACTGACGGCCGGCGAGTCCATCGATGCGCTGCGCGAGGGGATCGACCTCATCCGCGAGCTGTGGGACGCGGAGGGGCGCGGCGCCGTGCGCGGTGGCGAGCACTACCCCGTCGCCGGCGCGAAGCGCGGGCCCGCGCCCGCGCACCGCATCCCGATCCACGTCGGCGCGTACAAGCCGCGCATGCTGCGCCTCACGGGCGAGGTCGGCGACGGCTGGCTGCCGTCGCTGCCGTACATGCAGCCCGGCGACGTCGCCGCGGGCAACGCGCGCATCGACGCTGCGGCCGAGGGCGTCGGCCGCGACCCGCGCGAGATCCGCCGGCTGCTGAACATCCGCGGCGACGAGCCGCTCGACGAGCTCGTGCGCCTGGCGCTCGAGGACGGCGTCTCGACGTTCATCGTCATGGCCGACGACGAGCGCACGATCCGCGGCTTCGCCGAGGGCACGGGCGCCGCGCTGCGCGACGCCGTCGCCACAGGTCGAGCCGCGTCGGGCGTGCAGGCGCCGGGTCGCTCGTCGGTGGCGCTCGCGGCGCGCCGCGACGGCATCGCGTACGACGCGCTGCCCGAGTCGCTGCGCGAGCACGCGGTCGAGCCGGGCGACTTCGCGTACGCGAGCGTGCGGTCGTCGGCGATGCGCGGCGGCTCCCCCGGGCTCGTGCTGCGCCCGCAGTCGGTCGCCGAGGTCGTGGATGCGGTCGCGTTCGCCCGCGAGCACGCGCACGTGCCGCTCGGCATCCGCTCGGGCGGGCATGGGGTGAGCGGGCGGTCGACGAACGACGGCGGCATCGTGCTCGACGTCGGCGCGCTCGCGAGCATCGAGGTGATCGACGAGGCCGAGCGCATCGTGCGGCTCGGCCCGGGCGCGACGTGGGTCGACGTCGCCGCGGCACTCGCGCCCCGCGGCTGGGCGATCTCGAGCGGCGACTACGGCGGCGTCGGCGTGGGCGGGCTCGCGACGGCAGGCGGCGTCGGCCTCATGGGGCGCGCGCACGGCCTCACGATCGACTCGGTCGTGGGCGCCGAGGTCGTGCTCGCCGACGGCTCGGTCGTGCGCACGTCCCAGACCGAGCGACCCGAGCTGCTGTGGGCCATCCGCGGCGCCGGCGCCAACGTGGGCGTCGTGACGTCGTTCGACGTGCGCGCCGCCGAGGTGGGGCAGGTGGGGTTCGCGCAGCTGGCGTTCCAGATCGACGACGTCGCCGGCTGGCTCGAGGACTTCGGCCGCACGATGGAGGCATCCCCGCGCGACACGACCCTCTTCGCGACGCTCGGACGCGCGGGCGAGGGCCGACCGGCGATCGCGCAGGTCTACGGCGTCGTCGACGCCGAGGACCCCGACACGATCCTCGAGCGACTCAACGCGTTCGCGGCGCTCGCGCCGCTCGTGAGCCAGCAGGTCGTGCTCGCGACGTACGACCAGGTCATGGCGACGTTCGTCGGCGACCGCGCGCCCGCTGTCGGCGAGCCGCGGTTCCGCTCGGGGCTCGTCGCATCGCTCGGCGGAGAGGTCGCGCGCCGATCGGCGGCGCTCGTCGGCTCGGGCTCGACGCCGTGGTTCCAGATCCGCTCGATGGGCGGGGCGACGGAGGGCGTGCCCGCCGACGCGACGGCCTTCGCACATCGCGAGGCGCGCTTCTCGATCACGGCGATCGGCGCCTCGGGCACGTTCGACGTGCTCTGGACCGAGCTCGAGGACGTCATGGACGGCCTCTACCTCAGCTTCGAGCAGCGCACCGACCAGTACCTGCTCGAGCGCGCCTTCCCGCCCGCCACGCTCGCGCGCCTGCGTGCGATCAAGGCGGAGGTCGACCCGGCAGGCCTCTTCCGCGACAACTTCTTCGTGGGCGTCGAGGCGGCGGCGGCGAGCGACGCAGCCTGA
- the rpsB gene encoding 30S ribosomal protein S2, whose protein sequence is MAVVTTRQLLDSGVHFGHQTRRWNPKMKRFIFTERSGIYIIDLQQSLAYIDKAYDFVKETVSRGGSILFVGTKKQAQEQIAEQATRVNQPYVNQRWLGGLLTNFQTVSKRLAVMKELEEIDYENVAGSGFTKKELLLKQRELTKLQKSLGGIRNLQRTPSALWVVDMNKEHLAIDEAKKLGIPVIAILDTNCDPDDVQYPIPGNDDAIRSVGLLTKIIADAAAEGLRERHEGSSDADVEPMAEWERELLSEGAAAPEATEVVAEQAEAAATEPAAEEAAVEAEAAAETTEAAVEATEEPASEATPAAETEDATASAKQ, encoded by the coding sequence ATGGCCGTCGTCACCACTCGCCAGCTGCTCGACAGCGGCGTCCACTTCGGGCACCAGACCCGTCGCTGGAACCCCAAGATGAAGCGCTTCATCTTCACGGAGCGCTCGGGCATCTACATCATCGACCTCCAGCAGTCGCTCGCCTACATCGACAAGGCGTACGACTTCGTCAAGGAGACCGTGTCGCGCGGCGGCTCGATCCTCTTCGTCGGCACGAAGAAGCAGGCGCAGGAGCAGATCGCCGAGCAGGCGACCCGCGTCAACCAGCCCTACGTGAACCAGCGCTGGCTCGGTGGCCTCCTCACGAACTTCCAGACGGTCTCCAAGCGCCTCGCGGTGATGAAGGAGCTCGAGGAGATCGACTACGAGAACGTCGCGGGCTCGGGCTTCACGAAGAAGGAGCTCCTCCTCAAGCAGCGCGAGCTCACGAAGCTGCAGAAGTCGCTCGGCGGCATCCGCAACCTCCAGCGCACGCCGTCGGCCCTGTGGGTCGTCGACATGAACAAGGAGCACCTCGCGATCGACGAGGCGAAGAAGCTGGGCATCCCGGTCATCGCCATCCTCGACACGAACTGCGACCCCGACGACGTGCAGTACCCGATCCCGGGCAACGACGACGCGATCCGCTCGGTGGGCCTGCTCACGAAGATCATCGCCGACGCCGCGGCCGAGGGCCTGCGCGAGCGCCACGAGGGTTCGTCGGACGCCGACGTCGAGCCGATGGCCGAGTGGGAGCGCGAGCTGCTCTCCGAGGGTGCTGCCGCTCCCGAGGCGACCGAGGTCGTCGCGGAGCAGGCTGAGGCCGCCGCGACCGAGCCCGCCGCCGAGGAGGCTGCGGTCGAGGCCGAGGCTGCTGCCGAGACCACCGAGGCCGCCGTCGAGGCGACCGAGGAGCCCGCCTCGGAGGCGACGCCCGCCGCCGAGACCGAGGACGCCACCGCGTCCGCCAAGCAGTAA
- the pyrH gene encoding UMP kinase produces the protein MTDAPRTNRRRVLLKLSGEAFGGGSLGVNPDVVQGIAAQIADAAKDVEIAIVVGGGNFFRGAELSQRGMDRGRADYMGMLGTVMNALALQDFLEQAGAATRVQSAIQMTQVAEPYIPLRAERHMEKGRVVIFGAGAGLPYFSTDTVAAQRALEIGAAEVLVAKNGVDGVYTADPKKDPTATRIDDITYQEALVRGLKIVDATAFSLCMDNAMPMLVFGMEGDAIARAIRGERLGTVVHG, from the coding sequence ATGACCGACGCCCCCCGCACGAATCGCCGACGCGTCCTGCTGAAGCTCTCGGGCGAGGCGTTCGGCGGCGGCTCCCTCGGCGTCAACCCCGACGTCGTGCAGGGCATCGCGGCGCAGATCGCCGATGCCGCGAAGGACGTCGAGATCGCGATCGTCGTCGGCGGCGGCAACTTCTTCCGCGGCGCCGAGCTCTCGCAGCGCGGCATGGATCGCGGACGCGCCGACTACATGGGCATGCTCGGCACCGTCATGAACGCGCTCGCGCTGCAGGACTTCCTCGAGCAGGCGGGCGCGGCGACGCGCGTGCAGTCGGCGATCCAGATGACGCAGGTCGCCGAGCCGTACATCCCGCTGCGCGCCGAGCGCCACATGGAGAAGGGCCGCGTCGTGATCTTCGGCGCCGGTGCCGGCCTGCCGTACTTCTCGACCGACACCGTCGCGGCGCAGCGCGCGCTCGAGATCGGCGCGGCCGAGGTGCTCGTCGCCAAGAACGGCGTCGACGGCGTGTACACCGCGGATCCGAAGAAGGACCCGACGGCGACGCGCATCGACGACATCACGTACCAGGAGGCCCTCGTGCGCGGCCTCAAGATCGTCGACGCGACGGCGTTCAGCCTCTGCATGGACAACGCGATGCCGATGCTCGTGTTCGGCATGGAGGGCGACGCCATCGCGCGAGCCATCCGTGGCGAGCGCCTCGGCACCGTGGTCCACGGCTGA
- a CDS encoding metallophosphoesterase — MHDGLGQHPAPTHVVAHLSDTHLLAGGALLGGAIDTAGHLRDALARLELAAPSADALVVSGDCTDLGEPEAYALLRELVEPVAERMGATIVYAAGNHDERAPMWRALHDVESAAPYDHVHEVAGLRIVSLDTSLAGFHHGAFDDGQAEWLADVLATPAEHGTLLVMHHPPLPYRARIMQVLEFRDEPRLAEVLAGSDVRAILSGHLHVNGSGTFAGIPVILANATSYADDLAAGPTGFEGVDAAQSANVLEVYPHTIAHSVVPGRAHASLAPLPADLHAQLAALDPQGRTDRFSRKP, encoded by the coding sequence ATGCACGACGGACTGGGGCAGCATCCCGCGCCGACGCACGTCGTCGCCCATCTGAGCGACACGCATCTGCTCGCGGGCGGCGCGCTGCTCGGGGGCGCGATCGACACGGCCGGGCACCTGCGCGACGCGCTCGCTCGGCTCGAGCTCGCGGCGCCGAGCGCCGACGCGCTCGTCGTCTCGGGCGACTGCACCGACCTCGGCGAGCCCGAGGCGTACGCGCTGCTGCGCGAGCTCGTCGAGCCCGTCGCCGAGCGGATGGGTGCGACGATCGTGTACGCCGCCGGCAACCACGACGAGCGCGCGCCGATGTGGCGAGCGCTGCACGACGTCGAGTCGGCCGCGCCGTACGACCACGTGCACGAGGTCGCCGGCCTGCGCATCGTCTCGCTCGACACGAGCCTCGCGGGCTTTCACCACGGCGCCTTCGACGACGGCCAGGCCGAGTGGCTCGCCGACGTGCTCGCCACGCCCGCCGAGCACGGCACGCTGCTCGTGATGCACCACCCGCCGCTGCCGTACCGCGCGCGCATCATGCAGGTGCTCGAGTTCCGTGACGAGCCGCGCCTCGCCGAGGTGCTCGCCGGCTCCGACGTGCGCGCGATCCTCTCCGGCCACCTCCACGTCAACGGCTCGGGCACCTTCGCGGGCATCCCCGTGATCCTCGCGAACGCCACGTCGTACGCCGACGATCTCGCCGCCGGCCCGACGGGCTTCGAGGGCGTCGACGCCGCGCAGTCGGCGAACGTGCTCGAGGTCTACCCGCACACGATCGCGCACTCGGTCGTGCCCGGTCGCGCGCACGCGTCCCTCGCACCGCTGCCCGCCGACCTGCACGCGCAGCTCGCCGCGCTCGACCCGCAGGGGCGCACCGACCGGTTCAGCAGGAAGCCCTGA
- a CDS encoding DivIVA domain-containing protein: MSATFPKVRRGQLGYDIEQVEDFLEDARRAYASDSPTALDSSQIRQASFALAKSGYSPAHVDAALERLEEAFANRERERGIASKGEAAFFEGIRTQAEETLARLKRVDGERFRRVGSLTKGYRVAEVDAFAARLADYLEDGPEITPREVRTVQFTAQRGGYDEDQVDLVLDSVVSLMLAVR, from the coding sequence ATGAGCGCCACGTTCCCGAAGGTCCGTCGTGGGCAGCTCGGCTACGACATCGAGCAGGTCGAGGACTTCCTCGAGGATGCACGCCGCGCCTACGCGAGCGACTCGCCGACCGCCCTCGACTCCTCGCAGATCCGCCAGGCGTCGTTCGCCCTCGCGAAGTCGGGCTACTCGCCCGCGCACGTCGACGCCGCGCTCGAGCGGCTCGAGGAGGCGTTCGCGAACCGCGAGCGCGAGCGGGGGATCGCGTCGAAGGGCGAGGCCGCCTTCTTCGAGGGCATCCGCACGCAGGCGGAGGAGACGCTCGCGCGTCTGAAGCGCGTCGACGGCGAGCGCTTCCGCCGCGTCGGCTCGCTCACGAAGGGCTACCGGGTCGCCGAGGTGGATGCGTTCGCCGCACGCCTGGCCGACTACCTCGAGGACGGGCCGGAGATCACGCCCCGAGAGGTGCGCACGGTGCAGTTCACGGCGCAGCGCGGCGGATACGACGAGGATCAGGTCGACCTCGTGCTCGACTCCGTCGTCTCGCTCATGCTCGCCGTGCGCTGA